Proteins encoded in a region of the Benincasa hispida cultivar B227 chromosome 2, ASM972705v1, whole genome shotgun sequence genome:
- the LOC120071353 gene encoding probable WRKY transcription factor 32 yields MAEPESFETDQLGSSKAATAGQEDDEEEMEDSENESEVELERGGGGGVVSELQPTELRTGSSVSEAVVRGSCSETLTVLSMNQSSENGRCDGLPVNSAAQSLEGAELKPQARSSRNEPVAVEATQTDKVQEESQLQVSTCKGPDSDQSPTSVTQSISSSASPSLSEHKMSPKKVQKECKAEPSQKNSSNHKTASSVPNVRTPASDGYNWRKYGQKQVKSPKGSRSYYKCTYSECFAKKIECCDHSGKITGTVYKSQHSHDPPRKISIPKESRLVPYVEPVVKKIIAEHSRRVINDSDPPMPSKEPLQETAIVLERKRQYSNDSDGNDEFKIKDENDDEPETKQKVKKSSAGNSGTPLKPGKKPKFVVHAAGDVGISGDGYRWRKYGQKMVKGNAHPRNYYRCTSAGCPVRKHIESAVENPNAVIITYKGVHDHDMPVPKKRHGPPSAPLVAAAAPVSMIYTQPKKTDAVQSQISSTQWSVDAEGELTGEALELGGEKAMESARTLLSIGFEIKPC; encoded by the exons ATGGCGGAGCCGGAAAGCTTCGAAACTGACCAACTAGGAAGCTCCAAGGCGGCTACTGCAGGGCaggaagatgatgaagaagaaatggaagatTCGGAGAATGAATCGGAGGTGGAGTTGGaaagaggaggaggaggaggagtgGTGAGTGAGTTGCAACCGACTGAGTTGAGGACCGGTTCGTCGGTTAGTGAAGCTGTGGTGAGGGGTTCATGTTCTGAAACCCTAACGGTTCTTTCTATGAATCAGTCCTCCGAGAACGGTCGGTGTGATG GTTTGCCTGTCAATTCTGCTGCGCAGTCACTTGAAGGAGCTGAATTGAAG CCGCAAGCTCGATCTTCCCGCAATGAGCCTGTGGCTGTTGAAGCAACTCAGACAGATAAGGTTCAAGAAGAAAGCCAGCTTCAGGTGTCAACATGTAAAGGACCTGATTCAGACCAATCACCAACTTCAGTTACCCAGTCTATCTCATCCTCCGCAAGTCCAAGTTTATCTGAACATAAGATGTCACCTAAGAAAGTCCAGAAAGAATGTAAGGCAGAACCAAGCCAGAAAAATTCCTCCAACCATAAAACTGCATCGTCTGTTCCCAATGTAAGGACACCTGCTTCTGATGGTTACAATTGGAGAAAATACGGTCAGAAGCAAGTGAAGAGTCCTAAGGGTTCACGTAGCTATTACAAGTGTACATATTCTGAATGCTTTGCTAAGAAGATTGAATGTTGTGATCACTCAGGGAAAATAACAGGGACTGTTTACAAGAGTCAACATAGCCATGATCCACCTAGGAAGATTAGTATCCCGAAGGAAAGTAGGCTCGTCCCTTATGTTGAGCCCGTGGTTAAAAAAATCATTGCAGAACATTCCAGAAGAGTAATTAATGATTCAGATCCTCCTATGCCTTCAAAAGAACCGTTACAGGAAACAGCTATAGTCCTTGAAAGGAAACGACAGTATTCAAATGACTCTGATGGAAATgatgaatttaaaatcaaagaTGAGAATGACGATGAACCTGAGACAAAACAGAA AGTTAAGAAAAGCAGTGCGGGAAACTCAGGTACTCCCTTAAAACCTGGAAAGAAACCGAAATTTGTGGTGCATGCAGCAGGTGATGTGGGAATCTCGGGTGACGGATACAGATGGCGCAAGTATGGTCAGAAAATGGTGAAAGGAAACGCTCATCCTAG gaACTACTACCGATGTACTTCTGCTGGGTGTCCAGTCCGTAAACATATCGAATCAGCAGTAGAAAATCCAAATGCagtaattataacatacaagGGAGTTCATGATCACGACATGCCTGTACCGAAGAAACGACATGGTCCACCAAGTGCTCCTCTTGTAGCTGCTGCAGCGCCAGTCTCCATGATCTATACGCAACCAAAGAAAACCGACGCAGTCCAGAGCCAAATTTCTTCAACACAGTGGTCTGTGGATGCTGAAGGAGAGTTGACTGGTGAGGCCTTGGAGCTTGGGGGTGAGAAGGCAATGGAATCTGCTCGAACACTTTTGAGCATTGGATTTGAAATCAAGCCTTGCTGA
- the LOC120071711 gene encoding eukaryotic translation initiation factor 5A-2, translated as MSDEEHHFDSKADAGASKTFPQQAGTIRKNGYIVIKNRPCKVVEVSTSKTGKHGHAKCHFVAIDIFNGKKLEDIVPSSHNCDVPHVNRTDYQLIDISEDGFVSLLTENGNTKDDLRLPTDDNLLTQLKDGFAEGKDLVLTVMSAMGEEQICALKDIGPKS; from the exons ATGTCAGACGAGGAGCACCACTTCGACTCCAAGGCCGACGCCGGAGCGTCCAAGACTTTCCCTCAACAAGCTGGAACCATTCGCAAAAATGGCTACATCGTAATCAAGAACAGACCCTGCAAG GTTGTTGAAGTTTCTACTTCAAAAACTGGAAAGCACGGACATGCAAAGTGCCACTTTGTGGCAATTGACATATTCAATGGGAAGAAACTTGAAGATATTGTTCCTTCTTCTCACAACTGTGAT GTTCCCCATGTTAATCGCACTGACTATCAGCTGATTGATATATCTGAGGATGGTTTT GTAAGTCTCCTTACTGAAAACGGAAACACCAAGGATGACCTGAGGCTTCCCACCGATGATAACCTGCTTACGCAG CTTAAAGATGGGTTCGCAGAAGGCAAAGATCTTGTACTAACTGTCATGTCTGCAATGGGAGAGGAGCAGATTTGTGCTCTCAAGGACATTGGTCCTAAAAGTTAA
- the LOC120071276 gene encoding probable LRR receptor-like serine/threonine-protein kinase At2g24230: protein MGFRLFGPILVLALFFKPLACQQPNTDGFYISEFLKKGGLNSSHGYNFSAPVCSWKGVFCDKNGNVIEFVASGVGLSGGIPDNTVGKLSKLQSLDLSNNKITGFPTDFWSLGLLKRLNLSSNQISGPLGDSICNFGQLESVDISINNFSGKIPESISSLLSLRVLKLDHNRFEESIPSGILNCQSLVFMDVSYNQLNGSLPGGFGAAFPKLESLNLAGNGIHGLDSDFSGLTALAALNISGNLFQGSVMGLFKEQLKVLDVSRNQFQGHISQVQLNSSYNWSHLLYVDLSENQLSGEIFNILEKAQNLKYLNLAYNKFSSLEFPHLKLLSSLEYLNLSKSGLINHIPTEISQLSHLNTLDISRNHLTGRIPSLSVKNLQILDVSQNNLSGEIPLSLLEKLPWMERFNFSYNNLTFCDSKISFKTLQAAFLGSANSCPIAANPSLFIRKPSKHEVLKLALAVTFSMICLLLAVIFLAFGCRRKNRTWVVKQASYKEEQNISGPFSFQTDSTTWVADVKQATSVSVVIFQKPLLNITFADLLSATSNFDRGTLLAEGKFGPVYRGFLPGGIHVAVKVLVHGSTLTEREAARELEYLGRIKHPNLVPLTGYCLAGDQRIAIYDYMENGTLQNLLHDLPLGVQTTEDWSTDTWEEVDNNGIENVGSEGMLTTWRFRHKIALGTARALAFLHHGCSPPIIHRDVKASSVYLDYNLEPRLSDFGLAKVFGNGLSEEISRGSPGYTPPEFLQPENDCVTPKTDVYCFGVVLFELITGKKPIGDDYPEGKEADLVNWVRGLVRKNQGSKAIDPKIRGTGPDDQMEEALKIAYLCTADLPSKRPSMQQIVGLLKDIEPSA from the coding sequence ATGGGGTTTCGTTTGTTCGGTCCCATCTTAGTTCTTGCGCTGTTCTTCAAACCTTTGGCATGTCAGCAACCTAATACAGATGGGTTCTATATATCTGAGTTTTTGAAGAAGGGGGGCTTGAACTCTTCTCATGGCTACAATTTTTCTGCTCCTGTTTGTTCATGGAAAGGGGTTTTCTGTGACAAAAATGGAAATGTTATCGAGTTTGTGGCTTCTGGTGTAGGCCTCTCCGGCGGTATTCCTGACAACACAGTCGGAAAACTTAGCAAACTTCAGAGTTTGGACCTTAGCAACAACAAAATCACAGGATTTCCTACAGATTTTTGGAGTTTAGGCTTACTCAAGAGGCTTAATCTCTCATCTAACCAGATTTCTGGTCCTCTCGGAGACAGCATTTGCAACTTTGGACAGCTTGAAAGTGTTGACATTTCCATCAACAATTTCTCTGGGAAAATTCCAGAATCTATAAGCTCGTTACTTAGTCTCCGAGTCCTGAAATTAGACCATAACAGGTTTGAAGAAAGCATTCCATCAGGGATCCTTAATTGTCAATCTCTGGTTTTCATGGACGTTTCGTACAATCAGCTAAATGGATCGCTTCCAGGTGGCTTTGGGGCTGCATTTCCCAAGCTTGAAAGCTTGAACCTTGCAGGAAATGGGATTCATGGCCTTGATTCAGATTTTTCTGGGCTTACAGCCTTGGCAGCTCTTAACATATCTGGAAACTTGTTTCAGGGTTCGGTTATGGGCTTGTTCAAAGAGCAGTTAAAGGTGTTGGATGTAAGCAGAAATCAATTTCAGGGTCACATTTCTCAGGTACAGCTCAATTCTAGTTACAATTGGTCTCATTTGTTGTATGTAGACTTATCTGAGAATCAGCTTAGTGGagaaattttcaacattttggAGAAAGCCCAAAATCTCAAGTACCTTAATCTTGCTTACAATAAATTTAGCAGCCTGGAATTTCCACATCTTAAGTTGCTTTCAAGTTTAGAATACCTCAATCTATCCAAATCTGGCCTTATCAATCACATTCCTACTGAAATCTCACAATTGAGTCATCTGAATACTCTTGACATCTCCCGGAATCATCTTACGGGCAGAATTCCGTCTTTGAGCGTCAAAAACCTCCAAATTCTTGATGTTTCACAGAATAATTTGAGTGGAGAAATCCCTTTATCTCTCTTAGAAAAACTGCCATGGATGGAGAGATTCAACTTCTCCTACAATAATTTGACCTTTTGTGATTCCAAGATTTCCTTCAAAACCCTCCAAGCAGCCTTCCTTGGGTCAGCAAACAGTTGCCCCATTGCTGCAAATCCGAGTCTCTTCATTAGAAAACCCAGTAAACACGAGGTCTTGAAGCTGGCTCTGGCTGTTACTTTCTCCATGATCTGCTTACTTCTAGCAGTGATATTTCTAGCATTCGGATGCAGAAGGAAAAACAGGACGTGGGTGGTAAAGCAGGCCTCTTACAAAGAAGAGCAAAATATTTCAGGGCCCTTCTCTTTCCAGACTGATTCAACCACATGGGTGGCTGATGTTAAGCAGGCAACATCTGTCTCGGTAGTAATTTTTCAGAAGCCATTGTTGAATATAACCTTTGCAGACCTATTATCTGCAACTTCAAATTTCGACCGGGGCACCCTATTGGCAGAGGGCAAGTTTGGCCCTGTCTACAGGGGATTTCTACCTGGAGGAATTCATGTGGCTGTGAAAGTTTTAGTCCATGGTTCTACATTGACGGAACGGGAAGCTGCAAGAGAACTTGAGTATCTCGGTCGAATTAAACATCCCAATCTTGTGCCATTAACTGGATATTGCTTGGCTGGGGATCAAAGAATTGCCATCTATGATTATATGGAGAATGGGACCCTGCAGAATTTGCTGCATGACTTGCCACTGGGTGTTCAAACAACGGAAGACTGGAGCACAGATACATGGGAGGAAGTTGACAACAATGGAATAGAAAATGTTGGTTCAGAAGGTATGTTAACGACTTGGAGATTCCGCCACAAAATCGCGCTGGGTACTGCTCGAGCACTTGCATTTCTTCACCATGGGTGCTCACCTCCGATCATTCATAGAGATGTTAAAGCCAGTAGCGTTTACCTGGATTATAACTTGGAGCCTAGATTGTCAGATTTTGGATTGGCAAAGGTTTTCGGCAATGGTCTAAGTGAAGAGATTTCCCGTGGTTCACCTGGTTACACTCCCCCGGAGTTCTTACAGCCCGAGAATGACTGTGTAACGCCCAAAACTGATGTATACTGCTTTGGCGTTGTCCTGTTTGAACTAATTACTGGTAAGAAGCCAATTGGTGATGACTATCCAGAGGGAAAAGAAGCTGACTTGGTGAATTGGGTAAGAGGACTTGTGAGAAAGAATCAAGGATCAAAAGCTATTGATCCGAAAATTCGAGGTACAGGACCAGATGATCAAATGGAGGAGGCCCTTAAGATTGCATATCTATGCACAGCCGACCTTCCATCTAAACGACCAAGCATGCAACAGATAGTTGGACTTCTTAAGGACATCGAACCATCGGCGTAG